The Anomaloglossus baeobatrachus isolate aAnoBae1 chromosome 4, aAnoBae1.hap1, whole genome shotgun sequence genome contains the following window.
ctttaatcagcaaaactgttttcagctgtgctaacatacacaagggttttcaaaggatttctaaacatccattagccttctaaaacagttagcaaacacaatgtaccattagaacactggagtggtggttgttggaagtaggcctctatacacctatgtagatattgcattaaaaaccagacgtttgcagctagaatagtcatttaccacattaacaacgtatagagtgtatttctgtttaatagcttcattgaaaaaaaatgtgcttttctttaaaaaattagggattagctgccgctgctgtcgctgtcctccagggcggatggtaatagcagcaaagatggtgtcactccccacaggtggagcgggccccgtagaggatgatgggggggggagtAGCAATAGCGGGCGCCTAGGCACGGGGCAGCAGTGCCGGCAAGAAcagacggacacagtctctgcgggttcaaggtgtctttactcacagttctttaagtagccAGGTTGCTGCCACAGTAGAACCAGTCACCACTGTGTTGGATCCCGTCAAACTCAGATCTCTTTGGAGTTCAGTCCAGTGTGGTGGTCGGTGAgccccttcctcctagcgccgtGTAAGTTGGATGcctgtggcttaaagctacttggggactccAGTCCATCCCAAGTAAAAActcttgtcctgtctgcaggtgccACGGCTCTGCAATGTGGCCTTACTTTGAtctaggccccggatcctatatggcattgTGCGTTCATGCTCTGTGTTGGCCAAGGGAGACCTGCAATCTCCCCGTCCTGACAGATTGTGGAAATCCAACTTGGATAACGATCTTCCCTAGAGTCCTGCACCCTGTATGGCGCCGGTCCCAagtgagcaatgaagctctcccctcggcaatcgtatgaactcctgtgtcccaccagagccaccggtgagaccgtctgctcctttcctctcctgctggaaaactctccaactgttgtgttggctcctgactccccctggtggctgcttctcccctggtccctgtcactagtgggtggctgccccccatgtttggagacAGCCTTAGGACATTACCCTAGCCCAGTCACCAGTGTGGAGGACAACCTGGTTTTGTGTTTGAGTTGTGTAAGCGGTATAACagttaccgacctcctctggatccgggttaagcactgcaccttaagtgaggtgcagtaccctgtggcgactgaagccccagGGGTTCCACAGGTGCAGATACCCTGATTTCAGTGAGGTGGCTTACTAGGCTGTGTTTAGCTGTTTCAACAAAatttatcagcagcagattatcactacagggCTAGGTGTCTTGTGCCACCTTGTCCAATCACACACCCCATTGACTGATTTagcattagtgatgggtgaacgtgCTCATTATTCGATCGAGCGTTATGTGCTCGGATACTCGCAGAGCTCGGCCGATATTATGTTCCCAGATGTGTCGTAGGTGAAACAATGAGCACAAAGCACAGTCTTGCGTCACTGCATGATGGgagccattcacagtctctgaatggctctcccaggGAATAAAACAAGTTTCTGTAGTGtgacccaaaaaaaaacaaaaaaaaaacatgcccTCCCTCTCATTGGAAATGCTCGGTCTATGGCTGACTGAATGTGGGCAGAGCCaagaacaggccaatcattgactttccataatgctcgttacttgCGTCGGGCTCCTCTGAGTGTCTGACCAACTCAAATCAAGTAACATGCATTTTTAATGCTTGCCAACACTAATTGGCAAATTTCTGTGCACACTTTATATTGACAGAAAGTTGACAAtcggtggtgtgggcggagttacacACAGCTCAGcgttctgagctctgctagatctgcggcagagaaaactgtgattctatcatcGCTGCTGCCCCCTGAAAatgaagtgacacattgctggaatcagggtctctgtccctacatcatgctgctgtcagattacatagcaaaacctgctaATAAAAGGATCTTTCACTTATTCTAAACATGGATTGTATTGTTATATTGTTGTATTGTTGGTATATATTGCACTGTTCTAATGAAATATCCCTCCCTCTACTCTGTATATAACTCTATTCTTCTTATTTCATGCTCCTCAGCTCTTCTTTGTCCATCTAATTTCTCCAGGCCACACCCAGCTGGTTAAAAAGCCTAGATTTACACTGTGAAGAAATATATGGGAATATCTCAGGAATTAAGAGCGGGAACACAAGAAAAATATCAAATTAAGGAGGACTGTGGCATTTATTaatactatgtaaaaaaaaaaaaaattctggcatgtgaacgttttttttaaaagcgaatctgtcaccatgttttttctcccccatctgagagcagcataatctagagacagagaccctgattccagcgatgtgttccttactgagctgtttgctgtcattttgataaaatcactgtttttcctgctgcagatctagcagttatacagagctcgtgaatatgctggactacctgcagtacgctaagtagtcctgtaatgataatctcctgctgattaaacagtgatttttatcaaaactacactaagcagcccagtaagtcacacattgctggaatcaggatctctgccgctACATCATgatactctcagattaggtggcaaaaacctggaaacagattccctttaaaatggtgAGCGCTGTACATGCTCTACTTTTTCACAATTGCTTCTTTTCCATTACAGAAACATCCTCCTAGAAAAGACTTTGTCAGAGCAGTTTCCCTGCAGACGGGATATTTAATTAAAGCCAATGGAGACAATAGCTGTGTTCTTTACTACCTTACACAAGTTGACCCGAAAGGTAAAGTAACAATGTGTCATTTCATGGCTCCCTATCAGTTCTTAGAATTTTCAATCTTGTAAAATCAGTATGTTTGCATTGATAAATAATATTCAGATTCTCACTGACATGATAAATTGACTGGACTGTAAATCTGAGTATCGAGGGTGTGTGAGACTACCTGAACCAATACTTTTACTCCATCCTGATGATGTTCATGTTGTATCTGTGAAGTCTCAAAGGGGAGAATGTAAGGATTGTGAGTGCACCTACAATCTGCATGAATTAAAGGGACTTTCAAATTTACCAAAAGTGGATCCTAAATGcttttatatacatcacataataAATACAGCACATACTCACCCTCCTCTGGTTCACATCTCGCTCTCCGCTGCTGCTAGGGGctctgcattttggatgcagctgtaACATCATCTCAGGAGGTTAAATCACCGCTGAAGacaatcactgacctcagcggctCATTCCGGCTACATTAGATGCAGCAGTAATCCGCACTGTCGATGTGACGTCACCATCCgaaagactaaagggtactttacacactgcgatatcggtaatgatatatcgttggggtcacgtcgttagtgacgcacatccggcgcagttaccgacatcgcagcgtgtgacaccaatgagcgacgatcaacgagcacaaaaacgtgaaaaatcgttgctcgttgacacgtcgctcatttccttaatatcgttgctgctgcaggtacgatgttgttagtcgttcctgcggcagcacacatcgctgtgtgtaaagccgcagcagcgacgaacatttccttacctgccttcactggcaatgcggaaggaaggaggtgggcgggatgtttacgtcccgcttatctccgtccctccgcttctattggacgcctgccatgtgacgtcgctgtgacgtcgcacgaaccgctcccttagaaaggaggcggttcgccgaccagaacgacgtcgcagggcaggtaagtccgtgtgacgggggtaagcgaggttgtgcaccacgggcagcaatttgcccgtgtcgcacaaccgacaggggcaggtacacttgctagcgatatctataccgttatcgcagcgtgtaaagtacccttaagactagaGCAGAGGCTGACTGGGGGAGGGGGAGCAACTTTTATTACGTTGCATATATAAAAGCGCTTGGGATCCACTTTTCTTAaaatagaaaacccctttaaataatatATGCCAATGCAGGTTTTAGTGCACGCCATATTTACAGGAAAAAAACAATGACTTTTTATTTCTCGCTCAATCTTTCGATAGAAGGCCCGGTTAGTCAGGAAGAGGGTCGCCACCATTGATCCAATAGAGTTGCAGTGGAACCTTGTAttccgagcataattggttccgggactgtgctcttaaaccaagttactcttatatcaaagcaaattttcccataggaaataattgaaaagcagacaattcgttccacaacccaaaaatatttactgtgtttatacaaacttattacagtaatacaaaacaatgtcctgtattcatataaaattatttcagtacactaatacaaaatactgtacagtaaaaaacataactaaactgcacattagcttacaataacaTTGtttgtgtgcgagaggtacagtataagcaatgtgctgcactggttagcagaacaaaagtacaatagtatatccacaaatgcaaattggtagatatgctgtatatatactgtacaatggtatactgtatacagtacatatgtacagaaagttacctccagagcgggtcacagCGCGGTGAAAGGTGgacacggtgggaatttgctcttgttgcaaagcattgctcttaaaccaagttacacatttttaataaTCTTTGCTTGTCTTGGAAAACGCTCTCaagccaagttactcttaaaccaaggttccaatgTACTGTCTATTACCCCAGAAATTGACATAAATTGATGTGCAGCTCTCGGCAGGTATAGAATCCAATTTTAGCTATAAAAGGTATAACTAATTTTGGAATAATGTGATGCTTTTGGCAATATATTGAGTGGATTTCAATTCTGGCGCACAGACAACGTAAGGTATGTAGGCGATGAGGAAGCTACAGCTGTCAGAGCACGGTGAGAGTTGTAGTTACACAACTGGAATGCTGGAGGTATATAGAAGCGCACACCTATCCTCTATTAAAGGGTGGCTGCATAGAATTATACTGACACATAGATTATATAATGTGACAGTCACATGTTACATGTAGTGCACCACGCTATTAACGTCAATATTATTAGTCATTCATTCTGTACCAATCACAATAGTAACACCTCTTACACCTCCAACATCAAAAAAAATAGTGATAAATACTACTATTTTGGCCCCCATGTAAATCTTGAGCAAAGTACACTCATTGAGTATAGTTATTTTTAAATTCTCCAGATAGAATGCAGTGAGGCTATTTGTCCACTAGGTGGTACTGTTTATTTAAAGGAAAAAGTCCCTATAGGCGGTAAACATTTTGACTTAGTCAATCTGAGTATTTTACAGTATAATAATGTTACGATTCAAAATGCCGGACCTCATCCCATTTTTACAGTTCTGCTgttaatgtgtattttttttattattgaaggaTCATTACCAAAGTGGGTGGTGAATAAAGTTTCTCAATTTGTGGCTCCAAAGGTAAGAAGTCCTTCATGATGTTTTATAGTAATTAAGGTATAAGATCAAGCCAAGGATGTATTGATCAATAAGTGTAGTCATTGGGAAGTATATAGAATCTACTGTCTTGTTGCAGAAATAACCTGCCATGGTTCTGATTTGCAGTGCTCTGCGATCATGCTCTATTGTGGTGTTGTGCTCTGCTGGATGGGTTGTCTCCCGTCCTTGGGTCCTGCGTCGATGCTGGGAGGGGGCTGTTCTCAGGCGCATCATTCCGGgcaattgctctgcttcattagggagcaacctcacccggaACGCCGCCAGTTGTAGTTCTTCTAGCTACTAGTGCTTCTAGCTCCCGTAAGTGTACTGTTCTGATCTTGTCTCTCAACCTCGGACCTTGGTTACCCTTCTTTGCCTGTACCCCTTACTCTGACGTTACCCCCTGGCTCCAgacctccggctcgtaccctgacttcagctccgctttctccctgtgttccatatgtgacttcctggcttctgaccttcggctcttaccctgaccttggctacactttttccctgtgttccatacgtgacctcctggcttctaaCCCCCGGCTTGTTTGACTCCTTCTCTACTAGgtgtatctagtgacacctagtgattgAGCATCAATGACCATAAGTAATCCCCAAACTTTAGCTTTTAGGTGGCTGTATAAACAGAGGTCTTACTTAGCGAAGTAATTAGGACTTTTGGAAATGTAGAGGTGCCACTTTGGGCTCACCCACTAATTGGCTGGGTACCGCGGAAAGTACCGCGTATATAAATACAAATGGCAGTCTGCCACTGCAGCACCGTACCAGACTGTCTCTAGCAAACTGTTAATAGTCCCATAGACTATGAATACAGTAGCAGTTGAAAATGAGCACCTCAGCTCCATCAGACCCCATTCTTTAAAGCAGATGACTTAGTATTAAGACACCCATAATATTATGTGTGCAGAACACAATGGCCCTGATTTATCAAGAGAAGTGTTTCTCATGCTGGTCTTAATGAGGGCTGTGTTAGGGAGGCACACTCCTCTTAAATGGAATATGTCAAATGATTTTCTAGTACATTActtatgttatctttaaatagggcttaaggagacctttcaggataagtaagttttattgctctaccttatcctgttatcttgttgtaagagccttaaggccccgtcacactaagcaacatcgctagcaacatcgctgctaacgaacaacttttgtgacgttgctagcgatgttgctgtgtgtgacatccagcaacaacctggcccctgctgtgaggtcgttggttgttgctgaatgtcctgggccattttttagttgttgctgtcccgctgtgaagcacagatcgctgtgtgtgacagcgagacagcaacaactaaatgtgcaggcagcaggagccggcttctacggaagctggtaaccaatgtaaacattgggtaaccaagaagccctgtccttggttacccgatatttacctttgttaccagcctccgccgctctcactgtcagtgccggctcctgctctgtgcacatgtagctgcaggacacatcgggttaattaacccgatgtgtgctgtagctaggagagcagggagccagcgctaagcggtgtgcgctgctccctgctctctgcacgtgtagctgcgtgagctggtaaccaagataaatatcgggttggttacccgatatttaccttagttaccaagcgcagcatcttccacgtggcgctgggggctggtcactggttgctggtgagctcaccagcaactcgtgtagccacgctccagcgatccctgccaggtcaggttgctggtgggatcgctggagcgtcgcagtgtgacatctcaccagcaacctcctagcaacttaccagcgatccctattgttgttgggatcgctggtaagttgtttagtgtgactggacctttagaattcAATGTCTCCTGCATGCAAGtcaatctacatcacctatcctatgaggcccggccctgcttgcagagggcctaacatccaggctgccaccaactcaGCCCCAGTAGCaaggactgtgcagcggcagctccatccacatagccgcaaaccgcaagtggcgtcacgtataaacgttCATTTAAACTCCCATGTAAATATAACCCCTTtttaaaagcacccagggcacggaaccacgcaacggccaccaagtgacatttccccagttatACATCGCCCAGGAACGAGTACCCCATAACCTTGGGCGACACACAACCCCCAACTTCTTGCTATCTTAAACACATAAAGAAGGGAGAGCCGAAAGAGCTGTCAGAACCTTGACCGATTTGTATCAGTTTTGCAAAAGCACTCAGCTGGATAAAGCCAGTGGTAAAATGGAAGAAAATGGAACATTTTTAGAAAGCTGCTTAACTTTGCATTTAGGAAGCAAATGGACAGTAATAAAAAGTACCGTATGAAAGTGTACATGGCCTTTGCATTTATATGGTGTTTTGCCACCGCATGATAATGAAGTGTAAAATTTCTATTTTTATATAATATTCCTGATTCTGTACAGGCAATGAAAAAGATTTACAAGGCCGGTGTAAAGTATCCTGAATGGAAGAGAAAGCACGACCCTCATTTCAAGCCTTGGGTGTATCCGGAGCAGAACACACTCCCTACTGTGAATCTGGAAGATTTGGCGATCCAACGGGCGGATGAGCTGGAAAACATAGATGAAAGCGGAGTGTCTGAAGAGCGGACGCACATCAGCGACGATGAAGATGGCCTCACCAAGGATTCGTAGGCACTTTTAGTATTGATCTAAACAATAGGATGGTTTTCTAATTCTTGTGTTTAGCTACAAAATATAGTCCAGTACTTACAATTAACCCTTGATGACTTTCAGTCCTTCTCATTTTTACAATCTACTGATTGCAATAGGCCCAATTTCTtaaagcttttatgccagaattGTGGTGTAAAAAGCTCTGAAAAGTCGCAAAATTTTGGCATAATGCAATACTGCGCTAACATTTTTCAGCTTCTGGTTCTCTCATACCGTTTTTTGCTTAGCTCTGACAGTGGGTGGAGCTGGGGTGGCCAGGGGGCGGGGCA
Protein-coding sequences here:
- the LOC142301223 gene encoding START domain-containing protein 10-like; translation: MRIICKDVPAEVLYDVLHDTSYRKKWDTNMIDTYDIGRLTVNADVGYYSWKCPSPLKNRDFVTLRSWLPLGNDYMIINYSVKHPKHPPRKDFVRAVSLQTGYLIKANGDNSCVLYYLTQVDPKGSLPKWVVNKVSQFVAPKAMKKIYKAGVKYPEWKRKHDPHFKPWVYPEQNTLPTVNLEDLAIQRADELENIDESGVSEERTHISDDEDGLTKDS